ACCAGGTTAGAAGACAATGGCGTGAGGCAGAAATGAGAAGCTGCAGCCCTCAGTGAGCGGTCTGACTGCATCTAGCTCCAACGTGGTCCAAGGACTCAGGTGGGAAATTCCTCCATCACATTTTTAGGAAAATCATGCTCTTTATGAGGTCAGCATTGGTCAAAGAGCTCCAAGAGCTCACAGCCCATAAGGGTGTCCTCCCAGGCCCCCGCCCCATACCACAGAGCAGCCATGGGGTCCCATTCAGTGGGACAATAACTTGCTCTAAGCACTCCCTATGACACCAAATCCTCTTCTGTTTGGCTTCAACAAAGACTGGCCACTAAGCATTCCCAGTCATCAATAAACAGCCTGGTAAGTCAGAGAAAGGACGGAGGACCCCCCCTTAAAGCTTATCCTTTCATTTCAGGATGCACTGCTTCTGAAAACAGGTTAACACCACACGAGGAAGAGTATTTCCCCACTAGTGATGATGTGTTAATTTGGACTATGCAGTGAGAAATCTCTCCCAAAGCCATAGAGGGACAAGATCAAGATCCAGGAGCTTCTATTTGCACTCGAATTGTAGTCCTTTTGTAACTCCCTACTAGAAAAGCATGGCAGGAAGATCAGGTCCTACCTATTCCATAGCAGGCAGGTACTATAGAAGCAGGAATATGTTAGGTACTGAAGTCCAATCTATGGCAGTGACAATTTACAGACTAGGTAAGTATATAgaaaattcttatttctttgggTTAATGGGGCAGAATACTCCaataaattgttttcaaaatgcttttagaaACCTCATTTTAAATCAACAGATACTTGATTCGTTTAGTTCAAATCAAATTAAGAGGAGAAACCTTTGGTATAAAGTCAGATTATCAAGTCTTGGCTGTATTGCTTTCACATATCAGAGTCTAGGAACTGTTGTCCAATAAGTCTTCCCACTACGTACCTACAACCAAAATAATTACTACAGACATGCATTTGCAACTGAACATTCATTTTAGCACTGAGACACTTTCATCCTTCACCAGAACTTTGGCAAAGGCCGCATcatttacaaacaaaacactgcgCAAAACCCCTTTGAGCCACAAGATGCCTTTGGTGACACGCTAAAACGAGATCATGGTTAGAAATTACTGTCAGAGGCCACTGTGGAGGCCAAGCGATTCCAGTGAGCACCTATTTGTGTTGTGACATCTCTGGTGTTGCTAGTGATAACTACGGGATCCTTTCTTTGGGATCAGCACTGAATTGCAGCAGAGCTTGACTGGGATGCTGGGATCCAAAGCTGAGCTCACTCTGAGCAAGAGGGAGTTAGGAGCATTTGTTAGGGGATGCTCATGgcataaacactgaaaaacgAAGGCTTAATCCCAAGGACACACAGATGGGTCTGCTTAAGCCTCAGGAATCTgttcaggaaacaaacaacaacatacATATAAGTGGAGCTGCCAATAAGGAATTCTGGCTTTGCCTTTCCCTGTTCCTTCACAGACATACAAGGACTGGACAGCAAAAAAGCCTCATCTCAACAAGAAATAATAAGACCCATTTtgcttacaaaaacaaaacagaaaagctcttCATGCCTCGGTACCCTACAACTACAGCAACACCAGGGAGCTGCCCACGTTTCCAACCGCAGCCACACGTGTACCTGGGCCGCAGGTGTGGGCAGCAGGCAGTGAGCTGCTCTGGGGCAGGACTCAGCTCCAAACCAGCACCAAACTGAGCCCTGCCATCCCCACAGCATGCCAGGCTTTGGAGAAGGGCATCATTGCACTATTTCCAGTTTGTGATTTATTTAACCTTACAGCCTTCgctgcaaagagaagcagaaaataggCAACTCGGGTAAAAGAACACCTAATTCATCGGGAATGAAATTACAATCAGTTGGACAGAAGTAGGAAGAAGTTTTGTAAACCACAGAAAGGGActcatagaatatcccaagtcaGAAGGGACCACTACAGATCATCAAATCAgactcctggctccacaaaggACCACCCAAAACATCAGACCTGTGTCTCAGAGCACTGCCCAGACACTTGTTGAactcctgcagctctcagccttgCCCACCGCCTTCTTGGTGCCCTGCCTATGTTTCCTGAGGAGTCTGTAACCTCCCACCACAGCACACCAGACACAGGACTCTTCCCACCAGGTTTTGCTTACACCAATGATGTAGCAGCTCTGGGACCGAGCCAAGGCTTCTAGCTCTTCTTGCTTGTCCCTTACATGGAGTGTGTTGGTGCAGAAGCATTTCAGATGCGCTTCATCAAAACCAGCACCTCATGGAAAGAAGGATCTCAGTGGCATGCAGCCCCTCCAATTGGGCTTCTCCCCTCAACTTCAACACTGCCAGCTTGCACTACCAGAAGAGGGTAATAACCAGAGGGCTGTACCAGACCAGAGAGTCCATGACCCAGGCCCCAGGTTGGCAGCAGACTTCCTTGTGGGAAAGGGTCTGGTCAGCATGCTGGGCCCTCGGTTCCACTCAGAACAGAGTCCCCTGTGACAGTCATCCTTCTGCTGTTCCTGGCAAAGGAAGTTTTGGTGTTTGTGGGTGACAGACTCACTCTACAGAACCTCCTGGATGGATGTTCACCAACGTCCTCACCTGCCTCTCTTAAGTTCCAAAGCTGCAAACCTATTATGCAGCAGCACCTGGGAAGGTGGGGGAGTTGCCAGACACCCTGTGCAGAGACCTGTTTCCATTCCTCCCTGTCTCTTAGGTcctctcctgccccatggcGAGAAGCTATGACTCTACGAAAGGTCCCCTGCCACAAGCCTCTGCTCTGGAGCTGATCAGCTCAAGGGAAGGTTTGGTTTAGAGATTAACGTGCTGCAGATCAACAAGGACACTGAGAACACCTTCAGGAAAGATGCCGGCTCTGCTCTGCTATCCTCAAACAGGTGTTTCCAAGAGCTCTGACAACCTCAGAACATCGGTTTCCTACGCTTGTGTTCCTTCTCCACCTTTGTTcaaaagaggaattaaaaaaaagaaaatcaaaagccTGCAGCAATCTTCGGCATTTTTGTTCCCTCCAGTTAGAAGGAAGAAGTTGTGAAGCCTAATTTAGGCTGCGCTACATCCTGTATTCCAATTAATAGAATACTTTCCTCGTATGAGTTTATGTAAAGAAAATCAAcacaaaatgtaaaacaaaaaacaacacagcaactTTACAGCTACAGGCCCAATGCAAATTTAGCTTATTTCACAGAAGTCGTACGCTTGCCCTTGGCCTGGGAGAAGCTGGGGATGAGGCACGAAACATAGGAGAGGCTTCAGCTGGAAATTACACACCATGAAGAGAGACCATGATAGAAAAAAAGGGACTGACGCTTTGTTCTTGAAAGGGAATCCATCAATACAACATCTCTCTGCATGCTGTATTCTTGAGCAAATTAAAGCTAGAACTGGAAAACGTTATCAGCACGCACACAAAAACTCCTACTTCCCTTttgggcaggaaaaaaaagttacagcGAAGTTCCCCTTGCAGCTGAATTGCCTCCTGTCCTTGCTCTCAAAATAACCCGCGTCCTTCCTCTGCGGCTCCCCAGATTAAGGACAAGATGGAAGATGTTAAAAGTTcgtccaaaaaaagaaagagaaaaacccCAAGCATTTCACAAAGAAGAAACCCAACTTCTTTTGAAAGCTTCCCCAAGACGTGTTCCcctgactgcagccctggagaCTCCAGGAACTCAGCCCGGCCCTATGCTGAGAAACCCCAATGTGGGAGAAGCAACCGCTCACAGCCAACTGGCACAGCAAGATGGGTCACAGCACGGCAATGCTCCTCGCTCCTTCACATCTGCCAATTGctcagcttctttttttaaaggtgaTGGTGCCCCTTCATCTGCAGAGAACAAACCTGCCGTACTAGAAATGGGTCCATTTCCAGGTTTTATTCTAGCAGCAGTGGGGTTGTGCACTGGGGCTGCTACCACATTTTGCATCGTGTGTTGTGTTCGAGAGTGGTGGatagcactggaaaaaaaaaacaaaagtgccTCAGAGTTAATCTATGAACCTAGGAGGCTGCTCTGCACCAAACCAGAGTACccacagcagtgcagaacagcagcagcatggagaaTATGAACTGCAGCTGCAAGAGGTGTTCATCTTTGTTGGCCTGGTTTGACATAAGCCACTCATTAGTGTtcactttctctctccccctcccctccctttccaACCCTTTCCCCACCTCCCAGCCACCCAGGAGGAGCTATTTGGCTCCCATTACAttcactgcagtgctcaggCAGGTGCCAGGTAGTGCGTTCCCAGGCGCAGCTCTCGCTTTCAGCAGCTCCTTGCCGGCATTCCCGTAGCGCTCCGCGAAGCTTTTTAAGGTTTCAGTGTCATTGCTGTCGTGGAACTGGGGCATTCCTTGGGTGACGCCAACAGGTTTGCACTTGGCTGGTTTCTCTGGGGACTGGGCAAAGCTGATGCTCTGCGGCAGCTCCGGTTCCCCCAGCGGGAGCACACGTGCGAGCTTTTTGGCCGGGGCTTCTCCGTGATACCTGCGTGACCCAGACGCCTCCTGGGGCAGCCTCGGGTCAGGCTGCAGAGGTAAGTTGGATGGCCTGACCAGGAGCCTGTTTGGCTCCAGATCTTGGGGCTGCCTCTCCAGAGTTTCTCTGGCACCGCTCCTTGAAAGGGGCAAAAAGGGGGGGTCTGCATCTGACTGTTCAGACGgttcccagctgctctgcatcccagcagctgAAGCAAACCCCCAATGTTTGATACCCCCAGGAGCCAGCATCCTGGGGGGATCAGCATCGTACTGGAGGTGCTGCAAGCCTGgccagctcagcacaccattgGCCTCCCCACCTTCAGGAGCTGACAGTTCTGCCTCCTCTTTGCTCCTGCTCCTTCTCGCTCCATCTGAGTACTTTTTGTCCCATTTTGACCACAGCTGGCAAGGCTTAAGGCCGTTCTTGGAAACCTGCAAGTCTGCAAGTTCAAACTCCAGGCTCTCCGTGTCGAGCGACCTGCTTCTTCTGTTAAGGGAGAGTGGTGCTGGCATGGCAGGGCTGAGCCCATGCAGACGCAGGTGCCGGGGCAGGCTGGCAACCCCCCAGTTGCAGCTCTGGAAGGAGGCCTGGGGGTACCCCAGGAACATTCTCTCGTCACATTCAGCAAATGACTCCTTCTGCACGTAGCTCTCATCAAAGGCCTCAAAGGACGCAGCCATGTCCTCATCAGCATTCATCTCAAGGTGCTGTTCACATTCACCTTCCCCTTCCTGCTCGACATCGACAATGTCAAACGTGACCATGGTGGGGAGGACGGGGAGATTCTGAGTGAAGGAAGAGCCAGAGTCAGAGCTGCCCAGGCTTTCCGACAAGCTGGAGAAGAGGGTCCCACTGCTGGTAAACTCCACCAGAGCTTGTGAGAAGCTCATGGCGTGCTCAGGTTCACACTCACGGTCAGCCTGGGGCTCTCTGCCGGCAGCCTCCACGCCACTGTAGTGCTCGGTCTGCGAGCAGCCCTCATGCTCCAGGGGTCTGTGGCTGGGGAACATCCCCGGTTTGGCTGAGGCTGCACTGCCATGGAGGGACCCCCCAAACAATGCACAGTCTGGGTCAGAATCAAACCCTGGGTTGTTCTTCATGAGCTGAATAAGGCAACTTCCTTGGGCTTTTTGGCTGTTGTAACAGTTCTCTGGACACAAAGGCCCAGGAAAATCATTCCACTCTGGATTTTCAGCTCTAGCCACCAAAACCCCACCATTCACACTTCTGTTCAGAGCTTGAGAGGCAATCTGCTCACTACCAAGGCAACTCTGATTTTTGCCAATCAAGTTGGCCGCTTTAGTTTTACATTCAACATGCTGCTTTTCCCTGGGACACTTCTCTTTGCTGGGAACATCAAGTCGTTTCAAGGCTGGCTCCCTCTGCAGCTCCCAAAACAGCAGCTCTTTCTGAATGGCAGCTAGCCgctcttcttctgtttccataaCTCCCCTCTTCTGATCCATCATCTGGATCAAGCCCTTCTCAGCAGGGAGGCAGAAGTCCAAGAAGTAGCTGAAGATCTCTGGGTGAGAGACTTTGCTCTCAAACAGGGATTGTTCCCCATGAGAGGGGCTCATTAGTGTGTCATCGGGCTCGTAAAACTCATAAAGTGCATCGCCGCTGTAGCTGTCTCTGGGAAGACGGTCCTTCTTGATCTCACAAAGTCCATCCCCAGACTCATCCTCTGGTCCTGGTGTGGTGGAGTCGTAATATCCCTCATCGCTATTAGGCGCGGACTCTTGCTGGTCGCTCTGTGGTGTCAGGAGCTCGACCCCATCCATTGCCCCACTAGCATAGGGGTGGACCTCCCCCTCACGCAAACCACGCGTCTCCAACTTGCTACTCACTGCCTGCAGTTCAGGACTGCTCACAGCTGGAGGCAGTGGGGCTTCGTAGCTCCTGCCCtcttcagcagtgctgtcccATATCTGCTGGAGGTACTCCTCCTCAGACATGGCCatctcctccccacctccctggtAGGTGACGAGGCATGGACTCCTTTTAGCAGTGTCTCGGCTGCGCTCCACAGAGATCGTGCTCTCAGCAATGCTGAGGATGTCAGGCTCAGCAATGATGTCTCCACACCCTGTGAGGGAATCAAAGCTCTTCAGGGATGTGACGTCTCCAAAGAGGAGACTCAGCTGGTCTCCAGAATGCAATGAGGGAGGGTCGTTGTCTGCTAAGTCTGGATGAAGAGCCACAGGGAGATGGCAGTAGTTGGACTCCGTGTAGACAACAGCATCTACTTCTGATTTTGCATCCAGATCATCCTTGCCCCCAGGCACTGCCACCACACCGTCCTCACAGCTGCCCTTATCAGCATGGAGCCAGTCTGGCTCAGCAGCCTCCCCAGAGtcagctgctgtgtgcaccAAGCAGTTATCCGCTgagctccctgggcaggctgcagcaagtgggACAGATCCAGGTCCTCTTTCCTCCACAGCTCCAGGGGTTTCCACTTTCACGCCCTGAGCTTTGCTGGTCTCCTCCGAATCCCCAGGCCACTCGGAGAGCTCTGTTTTCTCACACTCAGCAACCTTGCTCTTACGGTGACGCCGGATGCTGTTCAGAAGCCCCTTGAGGCCTTTTTTTGGTCTGGGGAAGGATGACTTGTCTCCATTGGGCTTCTTCTCATAGCCCTCGATACTCCCTGGCGGAGAGCCATCCTGCCTGCCAAAATCAAACTTGACGCTGGTGTCTATGGCCACGTGAACGCTTTGAGAGCTTGGCAGCAGGCAAGGATGAGAATCCCTGCTTCCATCGGAAGGGCTTTCCAACTGCACCCCACTGCCCTCATCATATGCAGTGCCGCTGATCCCATCGTGGGTCTTACTTTTACTAAGCCCCTTTTTAGAAGCTCCTTTCCCCTGgcctttgtttctgctgctgaagaaacTCGGCAGTGTACATATACTCCTTTTCCCTCCGAACAGCttgaaagcagttttcttcagtttgccGGAgggtgcctggggctgctgctgctctgcagccatggCTGAGGCATCGCCCTGCTGGGACAGGTGCTCAGTGTTCtcctctggctgctgctcaACGCCCTTGCactgcctgcatgctgcagactGCGACCAGGTCCTGGCAGCctcctctgtgcagcctgtttcCATGGCAGCTGCTCGGTTCGCGTGTTTCTAGCTGGAAACAATGGTGGCAGAGTCTTCTTGCAGGCACAGGGACCAAAGCATCGTGGCTGatctaaagcaaaaagaaaggagagagagatgaGGAGATGGCAGTGGGTGTCCCATACGTGTAACAAGGCACAGAGCAACATCATCACCTGCAGCTACAGCTGTTTGAACCCCACACACAGACGTCATGGTACCAAATCTTCTGGAAGCCACCTGTAACCATTTGGCAATAGCACCACATCACAGGGACAGGTAGACCTGAGTCCCAAGCCATCTTAATCAGCCTCTGACCTTTATCAAAGAGACAGCAGGGTTCCGCTCTGTTAACAACTGCCCTTCAGTACAGAAAACACGGGCACCTCCAAAAGGTAGAGGGACCGACACACGACAAGCTCTGCTTGCAGCCCTCccaaacagcacaaaacaacAGGAAGCATCTGGACAGTCAAGCTTTATGGTAACTGTGCATCCAGCAAAAGCAGCCATTTACCATATTGTGTTTTCTTCACTAGATTTCCATTGTTTGCAACATCATCTGTCAAGCCAGataaaactgcattaaaaatacttcttataAATCACCCTGATCAGATTATCTCAGAAGCAGAGAGAGGTAGGTTTTCAATTCCATCCTGGATTGATGTTAATagcaggagaaataaaatagtgatatttcttttccagaactgagaatggagaaaataaatccagtGAGAATTGTAatgcactgctgagctgcaatACCTGAGGCTTAGCTCTGACCAGTCCAAGGCCAGGAAAGCTTCCCACAGAGCTTGCCCAGCGATCTCAATGAAAAACACACCCAAATGATGGCCTTCCGCTCCTACCACTCATGATGCGAGGTTCGCTCTCAAGCCTTGGGAACCTGTGCAAGAGTAGCACAGCATTTATTTGCCTCTATAATTAATGATAACCCTGGTGTTCACCCTCCTCGCTAAAATAAGCAGCTTGGGAAAACAGATGGGGAAGGATGCAACTGTGCTCTGAATGCTGCATGCTGacctgccctcctgcctgcagtgggggCACAAAGCCCCAGCGCAGCCGGATCCCAGCTCGCTGCTCCCAGGGGCTGTGCCCATGCCTGATGTTTCTGTTGGCTGCTCGAGCCCTGCGGGTACAGAGCCAGCTGGAGGTAACGGAGAGCAAGGCGTAAGTGGAATTCAGGCCTGCTGAATATAACCGTGCTGTGGGTGTGTGTCTGACACAATTCCctgacagcagccagcaggatgcACAGCTGGGACCTCGCTGCATGACCCTGAGCATGGAACAGCTCCAGCACTTACCTGGGAGGCTGAAGACAAGGGGATGTATTTACAGCCATCACTGACAGAGGTGGATTTAACCATGTCACACAGCCCTGACAGTACAGTCTGCCCTTTCTCTGAGGCTTCCAGGGCCTCCCCAGGGGCCAAACAGTGCTTCTCAAGCTCTAACAAACAGCACTTCTGCACACCCAAAGCCTTTCTGGGGTGACTCCAGGATTCTTCTGGATCCTCCCCAGAGAGAACCATTTAGATAGGACCAATAGAAAATAGTACGCAAACATTATATACGTGAATTGCTAAAGTagtagaaaaatgaaacaggaacAAGACTTCAATTTGAAAATTGAATCCCTCTGGCTCCACATCAGCACTGGCATCAGTAGATGCTCACTGCTGTGACCACACAGCTATTTATGGATGCCAGAACAATACAGTCACCAAGGGCAAACACCAGTATTGATGGAAAAAACGGGGTCAGAAACAAACCTACAAATCacaacagtaaaacacagctcTTCACCTGTGCCCAGCTCCCTGAGGCAGCCAGGGGGGATGAGGTAGATCTGGCTATATTTGGGGTGACGCAGCTCGCAGCTTTCTGCTCTAGCTATAGGTAGAAGAAGGGCATGTCTAAAACTGCAGCCGGTGCCAACAGGCTGACCTGGGCCAGAGCTTGGGGCTCTGTTAGTGTACAACCATGACAAAGCACCTCTGCCAACATGCTGCTCTACTGggatgctatgattctatactaGGGACAACTTCCATCCTCCCCAGCACCAGCTGAAGTAGAGGCCTGCTTTGTCCTCAGCTGGGATCTCAAGACTTTTAAGAGCATCCATGAAAAGGCATAACTACCTCAGCATtcaacagaaatagaaatgaggTGGAGGATGAGAATCTGCACCTAAAAGACCTGGGAAAACGTCCCTGCTTTATCCCCTAAACCGACCACAGGCCTTAGGCAGCTCATCAAGCCTTTCTCCTTCATGCAGACTGACACTGCCTATGGTAAGCAGACTGCTAAATCCCTTCTTTGTGCTGCACCAGAGATTAGCTGGTGTGAGTGACCGACGGCCAGCAATGGACTCACCCAACTCTTCCTTGGCTGCGTGACTTACAGCAGGGCCAGAGCCTCCCAGAATCCCCCCATGGCCCCtaatgcagagcacagcacatcACTACCCTCATCCCTGGTGGGGGCAGCTCCACAGAACACACCCATTCCCTGCTCTacagaggagctgcacagctgggctctgcacaAATCCTCTCAGACCCTGACGACTGCCATGAAAACGTCTGACTGCACAGAAACACCACAACATCAGGTAGCATTCATCCAgactctgctttctcttcctctacATCAGAACAGAGACCTTACAGAAGAGCCAGAAGCACTGAAACCTTGTGCAACAAAACAATACCCTCTCCTGCAGCTCACACGTGGACAGGTGGGAGCACACGGGCAGTACAGCTGTCGGAATGGGAGGCGGACACTCGAGCGTGATCAATTAATTCTCACAGGCATCAGCAAAGACAAGCTACGATCAATTAATTCTCATCAAGGAACCAGGCATGTCATCCTGATGTTACAAACGGGAGACTGGGCATTAAATTAAGGGACTTACCCAACTCACAGGGGAGCTTGTGTCTTGTCACCAGGATTAGGATGCAGAAGCAGTCACAGCAAGAGCACGGATTTCTGTAACCCAGGATAACTGCCCAAACGCTGCTTGGAGGGCTGGTGGCAGATGAAGCATCCCCTCCCTCTAACTCACAGGTTGCTCTTGTCTTTAAACCActttccccagcagcagtcTGGGAAGCACCGGGAGTGTGAGCTGCTGACAGCGGCCTCCTCCAGCAGGCCACTTGCCATACACCACAACACCAGGgttctttctcccttctctctgaGGAACATGGCACGGTTACCCCATGCTGGAAATGCAAAGATGTGCAGAGCAAAGCTGGCTGCAGTGTCACAAGGGCTGCGTCCCGCAGGACACCCAGAATAGCTGCACGCCTCACTAACAGCAGGCAACACCGGCCGGGTCCCAGCTCTGAATGGGAACAAGCCCCATCTGTTTCACTGCCCATACAATGGTGCAGAGTGATGGAGACAAAGGCACAGAGAAGCACACGAAGCCCCGTGCAGCAGGAGGCATCTGACACCAGTCAGAACAGTGGGTGGAAGAACCAGAGCGAGCCACGGCTGACACAGCGCAGCAGCATGGCAGGATGCACGCCTGCTCCCGACATCTTCAGGTAACATGGAGTGTCCCAGCAGCATTTCACCACATCCTGAACTCACATACAGACAAAAGAGATCCACCATCCTCAGAAGGGTCTCAGCTGAGGCGCAGGGAACTCGCTGTGACCCTGCAGTGGGATGGGTACATCCGCAGGGACccagtctccctcctgctgcagctgcgcAATGCCTCCCCACTGACCCCACTAACCACATGGGAGTGTCCCCCCAGAGCACTCTGAGCCTGTCCCAGAAGTCAAAAGCCCCGAGAATCGGAAACCATCTTCCATTTTCCAGAGTAGTTTAATCCGTGGCCATTTTACACATCCTTTATCttacatgttgctgctttttccttctgcagctttcaACCCACTGCATCCtcatccctccatccccacaTGCAGTTCTTGTTCCCTAGGCCGAGCGAACCCTCCAAACTCTCCCTATACAACACGCTCTGAGCTCCCTGAGCCATCTCACAGTGTTTCCCCGTGCaacaacagaaatcaaagcCTTTGCAAACAGAGGCAACAAGAAGTGCACGTGCTGTCCCGTAGCCCCAAGCACGCAGAGCGCAGCCCTGCACCACCAGGACAGCACGGCCAGGCTCCTTCCATGAGCCACCCATGGAAACTCCGCTCCATCTCATTCCTCCAAGCTTTGCTTACAAACAAGCAGCAGCCCTTTCCAGGACACTCCTGCATATTCATGCCATTAATTCCTCAGTTTACAGAGGGATGTTATTGCAGCTGTCAATACCGACAGGCACGGAACTGCTAAAACGTGCTGCCTCTATCCTCAAATAAACTGTAGTGCTAACCATTTTTGTTACAGTACAAACAGCGTGCGACAGAAAGCGTTTTGTCGGGAAGCCACGTATTAATGTCATTCTGTCTCAGAAACAAAGACAACCCGAGCACTTCAAAGTTTCCATCCCGAGGCCCGATTTAGCAGAAGCTTTCTAGTTGTAAGACTCCTTTACTCAGAGCTGtgattttcttcagttgtttttcaCTGCAATAATTACAGCGACACGCAGCACCACGTGGGCACGTATCTGTGTGCCTGGAGCCAGCGCTGCGTGTCCCCTCCTGGTGTGACCACATCCACAGCAGGACGTGCTGACCCTCACCCCCAGCAGGGTGTAATTAGCGTGCTGTATTTACATACTTCCTTGTGACAGGCTGGGTCCTCTGCTGGCCAAAACGTTACAGCTTAGGTGGACACAATGAACTTATGTGTGCAGCAAGGCCTCGTTTTTAAGGAGAGAGATGGGCCGCGTGCCATTCACCACCAACCTCAGCTTTCCCCCATTTAGAGTTTCCATCTCTCCTGTAAGAGAAAATCACCTTGCGTTTTGTTATGTGCTGCCACCAGGCCATTGGGTTTGGAGCACAGTGACAGGTACAGAGAGAGACGTGCTGGCGGGCAAATGTTGCTGAACACCTCTCTGCACCAGCACCAAGGGAGCAAGAAGACAACAGCTGTGCAGCACCCAAACACCTGAGAACACATCAGAGATGCTACCAAAGCAGCAGCCCCCTCAGCTCACTACGACCTCACCTTGCTGCAGGACTTCAGCTTGACCAAAGCAGACCCACAGTACCACAGCAACGGAGGCGCAGAGCTTGGGATGAGCTGGGAGCGCAGTGCCTTCCCCTCACACAGCCTCCACCGAGATCACAGCCGCCACAACTGCGAGTAGTAACCACATGAAAAACAACACGCAAGTGAATGCTTTTACAAGATGAGTGTAAGTTTAACAGCTCCGCCTGAGGAGCGCACAACGCCTCCATTTAGGCTGCTATTGAATTAGAAGGCAGAGCCCTCCCACGGAGGCATTCCTGCGCCtctctccagctccagcccagctgTCTGGTTGCCTGGCTCTGCACACGCTTCTGTCCCTGCTGTTCTCCATCACCTCGTGGCACACAGCCTTCAGCTTCTGGATGTGGAAGACGGAAGCCTGGCGAGAAAGACGATGACAAACACAAGAGACGCAcccaagaaaaaaagcaaagccaccCAGTTTTGGTGGGAAGGCCTTTGGCTTCGGGGGTTCGTTGTTAACTGAACACCAGCgctgctcagcagctccaaCAGAAACCAGCCctaaaatgcaattatttcagCCTTACAAGACGCCACGTGACAAGTCCGATTTCTATCTGAAGATACCTGGATTATCCAAGGTAGGGCACCAGCACTGCATCCACTGGGACACGCT
This DNA window, taken from Excalfactoria chinensis isolate bCotChi1 chromosome 4, bCotChi1.hap2, whole genome shotgun sequence, encodes the following:
- the AMER1 gene encoding APC membrane recruitment protein 1, with product METGCTEEAARTWSQSAACRQCKGVEQQPEENTEHLSQQGDASAMAAEQQQPQAPSGKLKKTAFKLFGGKRSICTLPSFFSSRNKGQGKGASKKGLSKSKTHDGISGTAYDEGSGVQLESPSDGSRDSHPCLLPSSQSVHVAIDTSVKFDFGRQDGSPPGSIEGYEKKPNGDKSSFPRPKKGLKGLLNSIRRHRKSKVAECEKTELSEWPGDSEETSKAQGVKVETPGAVEERGPGSVPLAAACPGSSADNCLVHTAADSGEAAEPDWLHADKGSCEDGVVAVPGGKDDLDAKSEVDAVVYTESNYCHLPVALHPDLADNDPPSLHSGDQLSLLFGDVTSLKSFDSLTGCGDIIAEPDILSIAESTISVERSRDTAKRSPCLVTYQGGGEEMAMSEEEYLQQIWDSTAEEGRSYEAPLPPAVSSPELQAVSSKLETRGLREGEVHPYASGAMDGVELLTPQSDQQESAPNSDEGYYDSTTPGPEDESGDGLCEIKKDRLPRDSYSGDALYEFYEPDDTLMSPSHGEQSLFESKVSHPEIFSYFLDFCLPAEKGLIQMMDQKRGVMETEEERLAAIQKELLFWELQREPALKRLDVPSKEKCPREKQHVECKTKAANLIGKNQSCLGSEQIASQALNRSVNGGVLVARAENPEWNDFPGPLCPENCYNSQKAQGSCLIQLMKNNPGFDSDPDCALFGGSLHGSAASAKPGMFPSHRPLEHEGCSQTEHYSGVEAAGREPQADRECEPEHAMSFSQALVEFTSSGTLFSSLSESLGSSDSGSSFTQNLPVLPTMVTFDIVDVEQEGEGECEQHLEMNADEDMAASFEAFDESYVQKESFAECDERMFLGYPQASFQSCNWGVASLPRHLRLHGLSPAMPAPLSLNRRSRSLDTESLEFELADLQVSKNGLKPCQLWSKWDKKYSDGARRSRSKEEAELSAPEGGEANGVLSWPGLQHLQYDADPPRMLAPGGIKHWGFASAAGMQSSWEPSEQSDADPPFLPLSRSGARETLERQPQDLEPNRLLVRPSNLPLQPDPRLPQEASGSRRYHGEAPAKKLARVLPLGEPELPQSISFAQSPEKPAKCKPVGVTQGMPQFHDSNDTETLKSFAERYGNAGKELLKARAAPGNALPGTCLSTAVNCYPPLSNTTHDAKCGSSPSAQPHCC